In Macrobrachium nipponense isolate FS-2020 chromosome 36, ASM1510439v2, whole genome shotgun sequence, a genomic segment contains:
- the LOC135203400 gene encoding craniofacial development protein 2-like translates to MRYDIDENSARAYSVYDARTHQPNSVTRRGLLHHEQVQLKKRALNVIRISQLSIGSMTGRERDLAKLMRIKRVDVLWVQETRWKGNKAKELRGGGGAVSYKVICSGANEQGRNGVGVVLSGEMKNAVIEVRRKNDRVKRVKICYGGETMNIISAYAPQEACTEEEKSCVWNEMNEVTQELEEQEMIVVGADFNGHVGNENYVIELVREGHGIEERNPEGEGIVHFAMFLI, encoded by the coding sequence atgaggtatgatattgatgagaatagtgctAGGGCGTATTCTGTATATGACGCACGGACACATCagcctaactctgtgacaaggcgagggctactgcatcatgagcaggtgcagctaaagaagcgagctctaaatgtgatcagaataagCCAGCTCAGTAtcgggtctatgacaggaagagaaaGAGATTTGGCGAAGTTGATGAGGATTAAGAGAGTGGATGTTTTGTgggtgcaggaaactcgatggaagggtaataaagccaaagagttgagagggggggggggggcggttagctACAAGGTAATCTGTAGTGGAGccaatgagcagggtaggaatggtgTTGGTGTAGTGCTGtcaggggaaatgaagaatgcagtgataGAAGTGAGAAGAAAGAATGACCGCGTTaagagagtgaagatatgttatggaggggaaacaatgaacatcattagtgcttatgctccacaagaggcctgcacagaggaagaaaagagctgTGTTTGGAACGAAATGAATGAGGTAacacaagaactggaagagcaagagatgattgtagtgggggcagattttaatggacatgtcggaaatgaaaattatgtaatTGAACTTGTGCGTGAAGGACATGGGATCgaggagagaaacccagaaggagagggtATAGTACACTTTGCCATGTTTTTGATTTGA